A genomic segment from Sparus aurata chromosome 10, fSpaAur1.1, whole genome shotgun sequence encodes:
- the LOC115590609 gene encoding deoxyribonuclease-2-beta-like, producing MWTLVLFVAVLCCGSEVSGISCKNETGVDVDWFILYKLPDSFDYYYIDPATEKAEPSKNPINHQNSVLAQTLALYFNLKPGTEDVGYIAYNDQPPTCNALNKYGHSKGFVMIDKDKNYGIWLLHSTPRFPYKKESNSFYPDSGETNGQTFICVTFPYATFQAIGEHLQDINIHSFDHYLPPWVHHKLRKAADMFRVPEVPKTTFRNLKSKSGNDFRSFVQDQNEAGDLYVTIGKNIGTVDAQTWCSKTSHDTEVENVKCISIVPGRSWGPTKDHSKWCVSRENDWTCFADLNRDQERRGGALCINNKGVKNIFRSFIDCSKAQTLTITLKSF from the exons ATGTGGACGCTCGTCCTCTTCGTCGCTGTGCTCTGCTGTGGATCAGAAGTTTCTGGGATCAGCTGTAAAAATGAAACTGGTGTTGATGTCGACTG GTTCATTTTGTACAAGCTGCCTGAtagttttgattattattacaTTGATCCAGCTACAGAAAAAGCAGAACCGAGCAAGAATCCCATTAACCATCAAAATAGTGTCCTGGCTCAAACTCTGGCACTGTACTTCAATCTG AAACCAGGTACTGAAGATGTTGGATATATTGCCTACAATGATCAACCTCCTACATGTAATGCATTGAACAAATATGGCCACAGCAAAG GTTTCGTCATGattgacaaagacaaaaactatGGAATCTGGCTCTTACACAGCACACCAAGATTTCCCTACAAAAAAGAAAGCAACAGTTTTTACCCTGACAGTGGGGAAACAAATGGGCAGACATTCATCTGTGTAACATTCCCTTATGCCACGTTCCAAGCCATAG gtgAACACCTTCAGGATATCAACATTCACTCATTTGATCATTACCTCCCACCTTGGGTTCATCACAAGCTCCGCAAAGCTGCAGATATGTTCCGTGTGCCAGAAGTCCCAAAAACAACGTTCAGGAACTTGAAATCAAAAAGTGGAAATGACTTCAGAAGTTTTGTGCAAGACCAGAATGAAG CAGGAGATCTGTACGTCACCATTGGAAAGAACATCGGTACCGTGGATGCTCAGACCTGGTGTTCTAAGACATCACATGACACAGAGGTCGAAAATGTGAAGTGCATCAGTATTGTTCCGGGGAGATCCTGGGGGCCTACGAAAGATCATTCCAAGTGGTGCGTGTCTAGAGAAAATGACTGGACGTGTTTTGCTGATTTAAATAGAGATCAAGAAAGACGAGGGGGGGCACTGTGCATCAACAACAAGGGAGTGAAAAACATATTCAGGAGTTTCATTGATTGTTCTAAAGCGCAAACACTCACCATAACATTGAAATCATTCTGA
- the LOC115590608 gene encoding butyrophilin subfamily 3 member A2-like: protein MCRRRLFLLAALLLLCTASGESVPVKVQALAGETVVLPCQTKTGDLPAIEWSKEGLAPKRIILAYRNGRDVHAEKNALFHYRTSLIMDELKHGNISLRISGVRLSDAGKYICKTIRNKVQKDVTVQLSVDAVSEPKLLAVPAVDGGVTLQCEADCWSPQPEITFLDKHGNSISAEEPKTHMDNRGCFTITRRMTLQTYTNSVTCRVHQPETNQTRVTEIYIPDNCMRSCTQTAAIAVAVAIAVLLIILFACGVLTNKMCGITVGGQKLPLSRQSSDQSTASSNVDPSDVYPQGAATTELLRKIRELPLGHHVMEDIVRRLTQHLNDLVSERSAVVHQPGQATINDSPPRSSPVAPPPVNPTSNIPHSDNPKPAASTGSNRPKSVSFAQNKDPKPGVSDPGSSPHNPSSPALLTDTSAVLPPSSSSAFASGGTSVKRTMSLPESQLRLKPVTKPQRRYTMYSNRFSPLEHLSDDEQALL, encoded by the exons CCTCGGGAGAGAGTGTGCCGGTGAAGGTTCAGGCCCTTGCTGGCGAAACAGTCGTTCTGCCTTGCCAAACCAAAACCGGTGACCTCCCAGCCATCGAATGGTCCAAGGAAGGTCTGGCTCCCAAACGCATCATCCTCGCGTACCGAAACGGCCGTGACGTCCACGCAGAGAAGAATGCACTCTTTCATTACAGAACGAGCCTCATCATGGACGAGCTGAAACATGGAAACATCTCATTGAGGATTTCCGGCGTGCGTCTCTCCGACGCAGGAAAGTACATCTGTAAGACGATCCGGAATAAAGTGCAGAAGGACGTCACGGTACAGCTTTCTGTGG ATGCAGTTTCTGAGCCAAAGCTGTTGGCTGTTCCCGCTGTCGATGGTGGAGTGACCCTGCAGTGTGAGGCCGACTGCTGGTCCCCGCAGCCCGAGATCACATTTCTTGACAAACACGGAAACAGCATCAGTGCTGAAGAGCCAAAAACTCATATGGATAACAGAGGATGTTTCACCATCACCAGGAGAATGACTTTACAGACTTACACCAACAG CGTCACCTGCAGAGTTCACCAGCCTGAAACAAACCAGACGAGGGTTACAGAGATTTACATACCAG atAACTGCATGAGATCCTGCACTCAAACTGCCGCCATCGCTGTCGCTGTTGCAATCGCAGTCCTTCTCATAATCCTATTTGCATGTGGTGTGTTAACAAACAAGATGTGTGGAATAACTG TCGGGGGACAAAAGTTGCCACTGTCCAGACAATCATCAGACCAGAGTACAGCAAGCAGCAATGTAGACCCCTCAGATGTCTACCCTCAGGGAGCCGCCACCACTGAGCTTCTGAGGAAAATACGTGAGCTGCCGTTGGGTCATCATGTAATGGAAGACATTGTCCGCAGACTAACTCAACACCTGAATGACCTTGTCTCTGAGAGGAGCGCTGTCGTGCACCAGCCCGGCCAGGCTACGATTAACGACAGTCCTCCCCGATCCTCTCCAGTCGCCCCACCACCCGTTAATCCAACCTCCAACATTCCCCACAGCGACAACCCAAAACCAGCGGCCTCGACCGGCAGCAATCGTCCAAAATCTGTCAGCTTTGCCCAGAACAAAGACCCAAAACCGGGTGTCTCAGATCCAGGATCCAGCCCTCACAACCCCAGCAGCCCTGCTCTTCTCACAGACACCTCGGCTGTTCTTCCGCCCAGTTCTTCTTCAGCCTTCGCTTCAGGTGGAACGTCTGTTAAGCGTACGATGAGCCTCCCCGAGTCTCAGCTTCGTCTGAAACCTGTTACCAAGCCCCAACGTCGATACACCATGTACAGCAACCGCTTCAGCCCTCTGGAACATCTATCTGATGATGAACAAGCGCTGTTGTGA